One Vigna unguiculata cultivar IT97K-499-35 chromosome 11, ASM411807v1, whole genome shotgun sequence DNA window includes the following coding sequences:
- the LOC114169225 gene encoding G-type lectin S-receptor-like serine/threonine-protein kinase CES101, with amino-acid sequence MACSEHRKLHMLPILTYFLFLWWITCVHVEATSNILKPGDTLNATEGAKLCSEKGTYCMYFGTTYDDENVANLYIYAQKDEWAVWTANRDQPVDTNSAVLALNHSGVLKIESASLKKPIILYSPPQPINNTVAMLLDTGNFVLQQLHPNGSKMGVLWESFDFPTDTLLPGMKLGVNLKTGRKWSLVSWLSKHLPTPGSFSLEWEHKTKQLMIKKEQKLYWAAGENELQNIMGEAYDNIVFVSNENEAYITLKSSDEDLTKWTLLSTGQLINRNGGDVARADLCYGYNTDGGCRRWEDLPYCRDSGDAFELKQGYANLDLDLKRHEENSSYGVNDCQAICWSTCSCVAFTHLYDNETGCTFFLWNSTKGTNIASEGDKFYMLVKTNHNKTQKKWIWPIVAIGATILVICLCLLCCRVLRKRKHDLEELKTKRMGIENEDLEASSTSSCAEKLEVVLKEEHDLKVFKYASIMEATNDFSSENKLGQGGFGPVYKGILSTMQEVAVKKLSKSSRQGLVEFKNELTVISKLQHTNLVQLLGYCIHEEERILIYEYMPNKSLDCILFDSAQNQLLDWNKRFSVIEGIAQGLLYLHKYSRHRIIHRDLKASNILLDENMNPKISDFGIAKMFTQQDSESNTTRIVGTYGYMSPEYAMEGVFSTKSDVYSFGVLLFEIVSGKRNNSFYTEERQLNLVGHTWELWKEGEVLKLVDPSLNDSFSEDEVVRCVHAGLLCVEENADDRPSISNVVSMLTNKTKVTTVPKKPAYYVRTKVLGEETSTKEFGLDFSHENSLNVCSI; translated from the exons CCACAGAAGGAGCCAAATTGTGTTCAGAAAAGGGTACATATTGCATGTACTTTGGCACAACATATGATGATGAGAATGTTgcaaacttatatatatatgctcAAAAGGATGAGTGGGCTGTGTGGACTGCTAACAGAGACCAACCTGTTGACACAAATTCTGCAGTTCTAGCATTGAATCATTCTGGGGTACTCAAAATAGAATCTGCATCTCTGAAGAAACCAATTATTCTGTATTCTCCTCCTCAACCTATCAACAACACTGTGGCCATGTTGTTGGACACAGGCAACTTTGTGCTTCAGCAACTTCACCCCAATGGGTCTAAAATGGGTGTGTTGTGGGAAAGTTTTGATTTTCCCACTGATACTTTGCTGCCAGGGATGAAGTTAGGTGTGAACCTTAAAACTGGTCGGAAATGGTCACTGGTTTCATGGTTGAGTAAGCATCTTCCCACTCCTGGTTCATTCAGCCTTGAATGGGAGCACAAAACAAAGCAGTTGATGATCAAGAAAGAACAAAAGCTTTACTGGGCTGCTGGTGAAAACGAGTTGCAGAACATCATGGGGGAGGCTTATGACAACATCGTGTTTGTCTCAAATGAAAATGAAGCTTACATCACACTGAAAAGTTCTGATGAAGATCTTACAAAATGGACACTGTTGTCCACTGGACAGTTGATAAACAGGAATGGAGGTGATGTTGCAAGGGCTGATCTGTGTTATGGATACAACACAGATGGAGGGTGCAGAAGATGGGAGGATCTACCCTATTGCAGAGATTCTGGTGATGCATTTGAACTGAAGCAAGGTTATGCcaatcttgacttggacttgaaAAGACATGAAGAAAATTCAAGTTATGGTGTAAATGATTGCCAAGCTATTTGCTGGAGCACCTGCAGCTGTGTTGCATTCACTCATCTTTATGATAATGAAACTGGTTGCACCTTCTTTCTCTGGAATTCAACCAAGGGTACCAATATTGCAAGCGAGGGTGACAAGTTTTACATGCTAGTAAAGACCAACCATAACAAGA cacaaaaaaaatggatatgGCCAATTGTTGCGATAGGAGCTACTATACTCGTAATCTGCCTTTGCCTTCTGTGTTGTAGAGTgttaaggaaaagaaaacatgaCCTTGAAG AgctgaaaacaaaaagaatgggGATTGAAAATGAGGATCTTGAAGCTTCCAGCACCTCTTCTTGTGCAGAAAAACTAGAAGTTGTTTTAAAGGAGGAACATGACTTGAAAGTTTTTAAGTATGCATCAATAATGGAGGCCACAAATGACTTTTCATCTGAAAACAAGTTAGGACAAGGTGGTTTTGGACCTGTTTACAAG GGAATTCTATCTACAATGCAAGAAGTTGCTGTGAAGAAACTTTCAAAATCTTCTAGACAAGGTCTAGTGGAATTCAAAAATGAATTAACAGTCATATCTAAACTTCAACACACAAATTTGGTTCAGCTACTCGGTTACTGCATTCACGAAGAAGAGAGGATTTTGATATATGAATACATGCCTAACAAAAGCTTGGACTGCATTTTATTTG ATTCTGCACAAAATCAGCTGCTAGATTGGAATAAGCGTTTCAGTGTAATAGAAGGAATTGCTCAAGGATTACTATACCTTCACAAATACTCAAGACACAGAATCATTCACAGAGACTTGAAGGCTAGCAACATACTCCTTGATGAGAATATGAACCCCAAAATTTCTGATTTCGGCATAGCAAAAATGTTCACACAGCAGGATTCTGAATCAAACACAACCAGGATTGTAGGCACTTA tGGTTACATGTCTCCTGAATATGCCATGGAAGGGGTTTTCTCAACAAAATCTGATGTGTATAGCTTTGGAGTGTTGCTCTTTGAAATTGTTAGTGGCAAAAGAAACAATAGCTTCTACACTGAAGAAAGACAACTGAATCTAGTAGGACAT ACATGGGAGCTATGGAAAGAAGGTGAGGTTCTTAAGTTGGTGGATCCATCACTGAATGATTCATTTTCAGAAGATGAAGTGGTGAGATGTGTGCATGCTGGTCTGTTATGTGTGGAAGAAAATGCAGATGATCGCCCTTCTATCTCCAACGTTGTATCTATGTTAACCAACAAAACTAAAGTGACTACTGTGCCTAAAAAACCAGCATATTATGTTAGAACAAAAGTTCTTGGGGAAGAAACATCCACTAAAGAATTTGGTTTAGATTTTTCACACGAGAATTCTCTTaatgtttgttcaatttga